A genomic window from Deltaproteobacteria bacterium includes:
- a CDS encoding sulfite exporter TauE/SafE family protein: MSFLIGIIAGVFGGLVGLGGGVLMIPLMVSMKKIGQHKAHGTSLVAVVFTGIIGAIIYSLYNALDVWAAILISFAALWPARYGAKYCCEVPELKLKRAFGVFLIIVSFFVLLKPYLPSLPYSDMNASKALILLIIGVATGFVSGVMGVGGGPIMISGMVLLAGFDQLTAQGSSLLAMVSLGAVGAFTHWRLGNVDTGLLKGLIPGIIIGTYAGGSCAHLLPELTLRVIFAAILIWTGSRYVKSPAPSCE, from the coding sequence GTGAGCTTCTTAATCGGTATAATTGCCGGTGTCTTTGGCGGTCTGGTTGGGCTCGGGGGTGGTGTCCTGATGATTCCCCTCATGGTCAGCATGAAAAAAATAGGGCAGCACAAAGCCCACGGCACAAGTCTGGTCGCTGTGGTATTTACAGGTATTATCGGCGCTATTATCTACAGCTTATATAATGCCCTGGATGTGTGGGCTGCAATCCTTATATCCTTTGCCGCCCTGTGGCCTGCTCGATACGGGGCGAAATACTGCTGCGAAGTGCCGGAATTAAAACTGAAACGGGCATTTGGGGTATTTTTGATTATTGTTTCCTTTTTTGTTCTGCTAAAACCTTATCTTCCATCACTTCCCTATTCGGATATGAACGCGTCGAAGGCACTGATCCTTCTCATTATAGGTGTGGCAACGGGATTTGTTTCAGGAGTCATGGGGGTCGGGGGCGGTCCCATTATGATCAGCGGTATGGTACTTCTGGCGGGTTTTGATCAGCTCACAGCTCAGGGCAGTTCTCTTTTGGCCATGGTATCTCTGGGAGCCGTGGGAGCCTTCACCCATTGGCGTCTGGGTAATGTGGATACAGGTCTTCTGAAAGGTCTTATTCCTGGAATAATTATAGGAACTTACGCAGGTGGATCATGTGCCCATCTCTTGCCCGAATTGACATTGAGGGTCATCTTTGCCGCCATCCTGATCTGGACCGGAAGCCGCTATGTAAAATCACCTGCGCCATCATGCGAATAA
- the corA gene encoding magnesium/cobalt transporter CorA yields the protein MVRRLKKRSGKAGLPPGSLIHIGDRLAEKTKITVFDYDEAHLQEKEIKTVGECRQFKDSPTVAWIHIEGIHDTQILEELGAVFGLHPLTLEDILNTDQRPKMEDFCEYIYIVLKTFYNHADENNETTSEQISIILGPTFVISFQEKETDIFKPIRERIRAGKGRLRKSGADYLAYSLIDTIVDNYFTILEHLGEKIEIIEESLVKNPSTQTLQAIQHLKREMIFLRKSVWPLRETISSLERSECQLIQESTGLFLKDIYDHTIQVIDTIETFRDMLSGILDIYLSSISNRMNEIMKVLTIIATIFMPLTFLAGVYGMNFKYMPELEWHWGYFFIWSIMITIVVSMLVYFRKKRWL from the coding sequence ATGGTCAGGCGGCTTAAAAAACGATCCGGAAAGGCCGGTCTTCCTCCGGGGTCTCTCATTCATATCGGGGATCGATTGGCGGAAAAAACAAAAATCACTGTTTTTGATTACGATGAAGCCCATTTGCAGGAAAAAGAAATCAAAACAGTGGGAGAATGTCGGCAATTCAAGGATAGTCCGACAGTCGCGTGGATACATATCGAAGGTATCCATGATACCCAGATACTGGAAGAGCTGGGCGCAGTTTTCGGATTGCACCCCCTCACGCTGGAAGATATCCTCAATACGGATCAACGCCCCAAGATGGAGGATTTCTGTGAATACATCTATATCGTTCTCAAAACTTTCTACAATCATGCCGATGAAAACAACGAGACAACTTCAGAACAAATAAGTATTATCCTCGGACCGACATTCGTCATTTCCTTCCAGGAAAAAGAGACAGACATATTTAAACCCATCCGGGAAAGAATCCGGGCAGGAAAGGGGCGGCTGAGAAAATCCGGGGCGGATTACCTTGCGTATTCGCTCATCGATACTATCGTTGATAATTATTTCACTATTCTCGAACACCTGGGTGAAAAAATTGAAATTATAGAAGAATCGCTGGTCAAAAACCCCTCAACACAAACTCTGCAGGCCATTCAACACCTGAAAAGAGAAATGATCTTTTTACGAAAATCGGTCTGGCCCCTGCGTGAAACCATCAGCAGTCTTGAGCGTTCAGAATGTCAGTTAATTCAAGAATCCACAGGTTTATTCCTGAAAGACATTTACGATCACACTATTCAGGTGATAGATACCATAGAGACTTTCAGGGATATGCTTTCCGGCATCCTTGATATATACCTCTCGAGTATCAGTAACAGAATGAATGAAATCATGAAAGTCTTAACCATCATCGCCACTATTTTTATGCCGCTGACATTCTTGGCCGGTGTTTACGGCATGAATTTTAAGTACATGCCGGAGCTTGAATGGCACTGGGGTTATTTTTTTATCTGGAGTATCATGATCACTATCGTTGTTTCCATGCTCGTGTATTTCAGGAAAAAGAGGTGGTTGTAA
- a CDS encoding diadenylate cyclase has product MTMFDSALAMFLSIRIQDIFDIAIISIMISALLIWFKDRASRFVLLGISLLGFIYVVAKFFQLYLTTVVLQGFFAILLFVLVVIFQEDLRRFFERLAILGIIRKKIPRTTSHGQTSEIIAQTVANFARKHIGALIVIQGNDPLDRHLSGGTELNGTLSEPLLESIFDPHSVGHDGAVVIDGRTVTRFGCHLPLSPNASQYGNVGLRHTAALGLSERSDAICIVVSEERGTISIAEGERIKEVSASALKGDLVSYYISKTPVKKQGPIALWLKENTKEKVIAILLACALWMIFGYQRESIYKDFILPVEYLNVSSEWVIEEPKITDAKVMVVGPSQAFQLMNMDTLKISLNLSQLQEGRQDIALTKEMINTPSNLTVVGIKPSRITVSASRFVRVSVPVEVVTENEPASGITIQKITVTPSSITVLVPGTLQRSKIKIRTAPIDLRPLTSTTTLAPKLIIPPEVQWEGRKAPSIKVVIKARR; this is encoded by the coding sequence ATGACCATGTTTGATAGCGCTTTGGCAATGTTCTTAAGCATACGTATTCAGGATATCTTCGACATTGCGATCATCTCTATCATGATTTCCGCGCTCCTGATCTGGTTTAAAGACAGGGCATCCCGGTTTGTTTTATTAGGCATCAGCCTCTTAGGTTTTATTTATGTCGTTGCCAAATTTTTCCAGCTCTACCTTACCACGGTTGTGCTGCAGGGATTTTTTGCCATCCTGCTCTTCGTCCTCGTTGTCATCTTCCAGGAAGATCTTCGGAGATTCTTTGAACGCCTTGCCATTCTGGGAATAATCAGAAAAAAGATTCCAAGAACGACATCCCACGGACAGACCTCTGAAATCATTGCCCAGACGGTAGCGAATTTTGCCCGGAAGCACATCGGCGCCCTGATTGTTATTCAGGGAAACGATCCTCTTGACAGACACCTGAGTGGCGGTACGGAACTGAATGGCACTCTCAGCGAGCCGCTGCTGGAGAGCATTTTTGATCCTCATTCTGTAGGCCATGACGGCGCCGTTGTTATTGACGGAAGAACAGTAACACGTTTTGGATGTCATCTGCCTCTCTCCCCGAATGCCAGTCAATACGGAAATGTTGGTCTTCGCCATACAGCGGCCCTTGGCCTCTCTGAACGGTCGGATGCCATCTGCATTGTTGTTTCGGAGGAGAGGGGAACCATCTCTATTGCCGAAGGTGAACGGATCAAAGAGGTAAGCGCATCAGCCCTCAAAGGTGACCTGGTGTCGTATTATATCAGCAAAACACCCGTAAAGAAGCAGGGACCTATTGCACTATGGTTAAAGGAAAATACAAAGGAAAAGGTCATTGCCATCCTCCTTGCCTGCGCTCTCTGGATGATTTTCGGATACCAGAGAGAGTCGATATACAAGGATTTTATACTACCTGTCGAATATCTGAACGTATCATCGGAATGGGTCATAGAAGAGCCCAAAATTACGGATGCCAAGGTAATGGTGGTCGGCCCCTCGCAGGCATTTCAACTTATGAATATGGATACACTCAAGATTTCACTGAATCTGTCACAACTCCAGGAGGGAAGACAGGATATTGCACTTACGAAAGAAATGATAAATACCCCTTCAAACTTAACCGTGGTGGGGATCAAGCCCAGCCGGATCACAGTCAGTGCGTCACGATTTGTCCGTGTTTCTGTTCCCGTTGAGGTTGTAACTGAAAACGAACCAGCCTCAGGAATTACCATCCAGAAGATTACCGTAACGCCGTCATCAATCACGGTTCTAGTACCAGGCACGCTGCAGCGAAGTAAAATTAAAATACGTACAGCACCGATTGATTTGAGACCATTAACTTCGACAACAACATTGGCGCCAAAGCTCATTATCCCCCCGGAAGTTCAATGGGAAGGGAGAAAGGCGCCATCCATAAAAGTGGTCATCAAGGCAAGGAGATAG
- a CDS encoding CIA30 family protein translates to MRPLDIFFLICLAFSVSACGTMGKAEKIESGSLLYVDGVVQNTSGNEVTVALKIPELKKTPGSPVSEIAQQVVQKSILVEGIKTEVDGKPATVKTIRGNTAVIEFEKPVTHKAETVLKLMIPKKTIAVVDFEVIRGREKEAGRVSLEELTSALIDSGQFIVLERSKLKSVMNEIELSMSGIARETPDKVAGKLLIADLILTGTFAELRDEWDINLRLINVRTGQATAAITMKTRLFKPSDIRDSGPMNEDFEGSSTDPSWILMKAGKKAYYQSSIDRTEGVQGSKKSLKIDFNLITDERPRWAHIGNRKKRDISLYDGIEFYVRSTHRFYASVTFKTSHTDNPNKIDTWVGNFETDKEWEKIRIPFNRMFIGRGWITEGAKRYGAEPGDQVMRLHRVEGFEIGIDVRRNSDIKGTVWVDRISFYRD, encoded by the coding sequence ATGAGACCCTTAGATATTTTTTTCCTTATATGCTTGGCTTTTTCAGTATCTGCCTGCGGCACGATGGGAAAAGCGGAAAAGATCGAATCAGGAAGTCTCCTGTACGTCGATGGCGTTGTTCAGAATACCTCCGGCAATGAAGTTACTGTAGCCCTAAAAATACCTGAATTGAAAAAGACGCCCGGATCACCTGTCAGCGAAATTGCCCAGCAGGTCGTGCAGAAAAGCATTCTTGTCGAAGGCATAAAAACCGAAGTGGATGGAAAACCAGCAACAGTCAAGACAATCCGCGGCAATACCGCAGTTATCGAGTTTGAAAAGCCGGTAACCCATAAGGCCGAAACCGTATTGAAATTGATGATCCCTAAAAAAACCATTGCGGTTGTGGACTTTGAGGTCATAAGAGGGCGTGAAAAAGAAGCAGGAAGAGTCAGCCTCGAAGAACTCACCTCGGCACTGATCGATTCAGGACAGTTTATTGTGCTCGAGCGATCCAAGCTCAAATCCGTCATGAACGAAATTGAATTAAGCATGAGTGGCATAGCCAGAGAAACCCCTGATAAAGTTGCAGGGAAACTCCTTATAGCCGATCTTATTCTTACGGGAACATTTGCAGAGCTTAGGGACGAGTGGGACATAAACCTGAGATTGATCAATGTCAGAACCGGCCAAGCCACAGCGGCAATTACTATGAAAACTCGACTATTCAAGCCTTCAGACATCCGTGATTCCGGGCCCATGAATGAAGACTTTGAAGGCTCATCTACCGATCCTTCTTGGATCCTGATGAAGGCAGGTAAAAAAGCCTACTATCAGTCAAGTATAGACCGTACGGAGGGTGTACAAGGTTCGAAAAAGTCTCTGAAAATTGATTTTAACCTGATCACCGATGAACGGCCACGGTGGGCGCACATTGGGAACAGAAAGAAGCGGGATATAAGCCTCTACGACGGCATTGAGTTTTACGTTAGGTCTACACATAGATTTTACGCTTCAGTTACCTTCAAGACATCCCATACCGATAATCCTAATAAGATTGACACATGGGTCGGAAACTTCGAAACCGACAAGGAATGGGAAAAGATCAGAATTCCTTTTAATAGAATGTTCATTGGCAGGGGCTGGATAACAGAAGGTGCGAAGAGGTACGGGGCTGAACCGGGAGATCAGGTCATGCGACTGCACCGGGTAGAGGGATTTGAGATCGGCATAGATGTGAGACGAAATTCAGACATTAAAGGAACCGTATGGGTTGACCGAATCAGTTTCTACCGGGATTGA
- the aroF gene encoding 3-deoxy-7-phosphoheptulonate synthase, with protein sequence MIIVMKKNATEGQIENVIGWIESVGYNAHPSRGVERTIIGAVGDERGKAYLKFAESLSGVEKVMSILKPYKLASRESREENTIITVGDVEIGGPRFVVMAGPCAVESEEQMMESAYVVKKGGAHILRGGAFKPRTSPYSFQGMEEEGLKLLAKAREKTGLPVVTEVMDPAHVDLVEAYADILQVGARNVQNFSLLKKVGLSRKPVLLKRGMMTTIEELLMSAEYILSSGNNQVILCERGIRTFETATRNTLDISAVPVLKELTHLPVIIDPSHASGNWKYVIPLSRAAMAVGADGILVEVHPEPEKAVSDGNQSLKPETFYQLMEEIKIFESVMKKIA encoded by the coding sequence GTGATTATTGTGATGAAAAAGAATGCAACTGAAGGACAGATCGAGAACGTTATCGGGTGGATAGAGTCGGTGGGATACAATGCTCATCCTTCCCGGGGAGTGGAACGAACCATTATAGGGGCTGTCGGTGATGAACGGGGTAAGGCCTATTTAAAGTTTGCCGAATCCCTTTCCGGTGTGGAAAAAGTCATGTCCATCCTTAAGCCGTATAAGCTTGCCAGCCGGGAGTCCAGGGAAGAAAATACCATTATCACTGTAGGAGATGTGGAAATTGGCGGCCCACGATTTGTGGTAATGGCCGGTCCCTGTGCTGTTGAAAGTGAGGAACAGATGATGGAAAGCGCCTACGTCGTAAAAAAAGGCGGCGCACACATCCTCCGAGGGGGTGCATTTAAACCGAGAACATCTCCCTACAGCTTCCAGGGCATGGAAGAAGAGGGTCTCAAGTTATTAGCAAAGGCTAGGGAAAAGACAGGCCTCCCTGTTGTTACGGAGGTCATGGATCCGGCGCATGTCGATCTGGTGGAGGCGTATGCAGACATCCTCCAAGTGGGGGCGCGCAATGTCCAGAATTTTTCTCTCCTCAAAAAGGTTGGACTGTCGAGGAAACCGGTCCTTTTGAAACGGGGGATGATGACGACCATTGAAGAACTGCTCATGTCTGCGGAATACATCCTCTCTTCGGGAAACAATCAGGTCATTCTCTGTGAGAGGGGCATCCGTACCTTTGAGACTGCTACCCGCAATACCCTTGATATCAGTGCTGTTCCTGTTTTGAAGGAATTAACGCATCTCCCTGTCATTATTGATCCCAGTCACGCATCGGGTAACTGGAAATATGTCATCCCCCTCAGTAGGGCAGCCATGGCAGTCGGGGCGGACGGGATTCTTGTCGAAGTTCACCCTGAGCCCGAAAAGGCCGTTTCCGATGGAAACCAATCTCTCAAGCCTGAAACATTCTATCAGTTGATGGAGGAGATAAAAATTTTTGAGAGTGTCATGAAAAAAATTGCATAG
- the aroB gene encoding 3-dehydroquinate synthase, with protein sequence MKKIRVNLDKRLSASHEICIGYDILDRIGLIIAKNLPALHYVIITDSNVSAIYGESLLERLKGMGMKADMIEFPAGEGSKNISTTVSIVERLLQLGADRKSALLALGGGVVGDMTGFIASTYMRSLPYIQIPTTLMAQVDSSIGGKTAIDLPEGKNLLGTFYQPKGVFIEVKFLDTLPEKEFNNGLAEVIKCGIIDDAQFFHFLEEHAEAIKQRDRRILQKIIEDSCRIKKGIVEIDEREQGLRRVLNFGHTIGHAIEAESHYTISHGVAVSLGMVAAVRISEILYDLPGEDRKRIEHLIEILGLPRHIPQTIATDRILSRLRTDKKKEGDTIHFVLLKKIGMPFVNGGVPESVLRETVEGLKK encoded by the coding sequence ATGAAAAAGATAAGAGTAAATTTAGATAAAAGGTTATCTGCTTCCCATGAAATTTGTATAGGGTACGATATTCTGGATCGTATCGGGCTCATTATTGCGAAAAATCTGCCCGCCCTTCATTATGTCATCATTACCGATTCGAACGTTTCAGCCATCTACGGAGAGTCACTTCTGGAAAGGCTTAAGGGAATGGGGATGAAGGCCGATATGATCGAGTTCCCCGCGGGAGAGGGTTCAAAAAATATCAGCACAACCGTTTCCATTGTTGAGAGGCTGTTACAACTTGGGGCGGACAGAAAATCGGCGCTCCTTGCCCTGGGAGGTGGTGTTGTCGGTGATATGACGGGTTTTATCGCATCCACGTATATGAGATCTCTTCCGTACATCCAGATTCCCACTACTCTTATGGCCCAGGTTGACAGCAGCATCGGTGGAAAGACGGCCATCGACCTTCCGGAAGGGAAAAACCTTCTCGGGACCTTTTACCAGCCTAAAGGTGTGTTTATCGAAGTGAAATTCTTAGACACGCTGCCCGAAAAAGAATTTAATAACGGGTTGGCGGAGGTTATAAAGTGCGGTATTATTGATGATGCACAATTCTTTCATTTTCTGGAAGAACACGCAGAAGCTATCAAGCAACGGGATCGTCGTATCCTTCAGAAGATCATCGAGGATTCGTGCAGGATAAAAAAGGGGATTGTAGAGATTGACGAAAGGGAGCAGGGGCTTCGCCGTGTTCTTAACTTCGGTCATACTATCGGTCATGCCATTGAGGCGGAATCTCACTATACCATTTCCCATGGAGTTGCCGTTTCCCTGGGTATGGTTGCAGCAGTCAGGATTTCAGAGATATTGTATGATCTTCCCGGCGAGGATAGGAAAAGAATTGAACATCTGATAGAAATCCTGGGCCTTCCCCGTCATATCCCTCAAACGATTGCAACGGATAGAATCCTTTCAAGGTTGAGGACAGATAAGAAAAAAGAGGGTGACACGATTCATTTCGTCTTGCTTAAAAAGATAGGGATGCCTTTTGTCAATGGGGGCGTGCCAGAGTCGGTTCTGCGCGAAACGGTGGAGGGACTGAAAAAATGA